The sequence ggcacttcataatgctgcgcctgccacactgcATGTTTAGAAAAATCTACATCAAGTCTAGAATATGCTGCAGGTTGTGCCATAAGTAGGGTTTCAGCAAAAGCCAATTACTTAAGtgagggttttttgttttttaaaaatatgtGATGAAGTGAGCTTTCCTAGTTAGGAAGGGAAACTTTGCATATAGTTTTTTGGTGAAGATAATTGTCGGTCAGTTTAAAGCCATTGCAGAATCAAAACTTTCCATGAAGTTTAATGCATTACAGCCAAGTTACAAGAGCCAATAATTATGTCCAAATAGAGGAATCTGCTGGGTGCCTACATTATGGCTATAGTACGCCACATatcaataccctacatgtgaccaAGCTGAGGTTTACTACTGCTATGCAACTTAAAACCATGGCAAGTACATGTGCAGTGTGGCTGTCCTTATTCACATGCAGTTAATGTGAATATGCTGCAGCATGTACAAGCTCCCTTAGGATCCACTCCTACCTCAAGATAAAATGCATCAAAAGTGGTACCAACTAGCTTGTTCAGTTGCAATGGTGATGTCTGAGAGACCGTTTAGTGTAGAGAACACAAGGAACTATGCTGTATAGGAAGACCAGCAACCTAGAGCAGTTACTAGTTAGATGAGCAACTCAAAATCCCACAAGTTCTTTATCAGCAATATTGTTATATTGAACACAATAAATGTTACTTGAAAAATCTACTTTATTAAATCATTTACTGTGGACAGTGCATATTTCTTTTGTTTCCTATACAAGTAGATACCCAGAAGAGACACCACCAAGATGAAGACGGTAGCCACTATGCCTGGAAACCAAGCAAGGGCAAGTCCAGAGCCAAAACCTGttttaaaggggaaaaaaaaaaaaaaaaaaaaaaaaacaagttagcCCAAGCTAGAACATTTGTATGCCAGGTTCATTTTCAATTACAGCCAGTATTGAGCAAAGTCCTGTAGGAGTGCGTTCAAAATGCTGAAGTAACATACTTTTGATACTACCAGTATGATCTTTGCCAATTTAAACTTCAGCCCAGTTTGAAGGCCTCAACTACTGTACCATGCACAACTACATTCAGTGATGTCAATAGCACACTACCTTCGTCCTCTTCGACTAGGTTATTTGTTTTGATCTCTTCAGAATAAAATATCACAGGACCATGAGAAGTCACTGTAAGAGTGTTGTCTGTCTGCTGCAATTCCACCATTCTCTCTGCAAGACAAAAAGTTGATTAAATTGGTGCCTACAAGTAGTGTAACAAGCAATCAGTTAAATGTTAGCAGAATGGAAAACCCACAGAGAGGAGTAAAGACAATTTACTGGGTCACCTACTTTTCCTttgacaggtcacagagcatgtctccgAGGCAGATGGGACACATACTGAAGCACTGCAGTGGAAGAATACCTATAGGAACACAAgtcaatgcaagtcacctgtagttTATGTAATTGTAATACAAACAGCTCCTGGTTATTTGTGTTATTCACACACTAGTTCAATGTGCTGTTCGGAATCAATTTAAATACCAAGGGTGGTTAATCATCTATAATTATAGTAGCCCAATACTAAgctggccagagtacagtgctaaGCAGGGAAGCTTATGTCTGTCCGTGTAGGGAAGATACCTGGTACTGTGTGGAGAGCAGAGAGTCCTGAGCACCCCATGCTGGGAAATTGGGACCAGTCAAAATGCTCCCCCCTCCCCAGCCCATGGCACAGGGCTATGATGTGGGCAGGAACGTAGATTTTTTTGACCATCTGGACTCCAGTTCCAAGATTGTAAAAGTTAGCCGACAGACCTCCCCTGTGAGGCAAGGATATAGTAGAACAGAGGGCCCCAGGATCTGTACAGGCAAGGAAGTTCAGGTTCTAAGAGATAGCTGGCTGGCTTATACTTCCTGTGGCTTGAAGCCACACAGGAACAAAGGGAGATACAAATAGTTTCCTCATCTTAAAGTGGTATAAAAATGCAAGGTCTAAATGTTTGCACAAGCGAGCCCAGGAAGTCACAATAGCCCCATTTGGCAACTGATGCcacaattctggagtgaaggcataAATCAGGACCCAAGTACTGTGTGTATTCTACAAAGATTCTGTGAGGAGCATCTACAACATGGATTAGATGTACAGTGGGTAGTATCCATATTGGAATTAGGGCTTACTAGATCTGGGAATGTCAACATTTCTTTAAATTACAGGTGACACCTGATTTGGCAACAAGTTGTCCACACACTTCCATAAAAACCACTTATCCAAGCAGCTTACCGATCCTCCAAGAGCAGTTTGGGTGTTCGAATCCACAAAGGTGAAGGTGCTTACAATGAAACGACTGTAGTATGTTGGGAAAGTTATTCCTTGTGAGGTAGTAACAGGAACCAGCTCCGTAAGATAGTTGTCTCCAGCAAAAGGGCAGCTGAAACATAAGTACTTGTATCATTACAGCCCTAAGCAAGAGAATGTTTAATCGTTTATCCAGTCCTCACCTGCTGGACAAGATAGGCCATTGGGGAAAGCTAGTAGGCTCAGGAGAACTGGTGGCCCAGCAGTTGTTCAAAATCAGAACTAGGCTTGGATCAGTCCTCTGCAGGATGTGAACTTCAACATGCACAGGATCTCTTAACACTCTTAAAATAGGATAATCTTCATCTGCATAGTATGAgctatactgcacatctgcaAGACATATCCAACATCAGCTTTTGCATGACCATACAGTTTCACATCCAAGAATAAGGGAATCTGTTTGGCATATTAGTCAATAGAACATTTTGTCAAGTACAACTACATAAGCCCTTATACACTAGCTGCATGCCAGACTAAGTTATGTTCCCATCAGATGGGTGGCAGTCAGTTCAGATTTCTTACCATTTGTGATTTTGCAGTTACAGCTTAGGGGTTGGCACCCAGAAGCTGCCCTCTTGAATTTAACTGTCACCTACCCTCAGCATGGCAAGACAGAAATACTGTGGTAAGGTAGCAATTTTGTGCTGCaccatttggttctgctggaatgGCACTTTGTGGTGCACCATTGTGTTGCTGACTGGCCCACATTTGTTGTCCCTGCTTACaactttttttccagggccactttaccaTGGGTCCCATGGACAGTATGTTCAGGTTTCCCCCAATATCCATGTTATCAGGAATGTCTATTATGTATGATTTTAATCTACATCAAATAACACCTTTAGACAGTTCTTAAGATGAGCCAATTTAAAGCGGTTGCGTAAGGTAAGCCATTTTAAGTTAGGCCTGTAACAGCTTTGCCATGCCCAACCCTTCCTATGCAGGTCACAAATTGTTTCCAAGTAGCTTGTTAATTACCTGGAGCTATTCTCATCTCCAAGGTTAGAGGTCCCATGGTAGATacagggagaggaggtggaggggtgaaGACCTCTACCTGCAGTGGGACAATGCCAGTCCGTGAAAAGCTACAGCTTACAGTCACTCTGTAGGAAGAGGAGCATTTTGTAATCCAACCATGGTACTTGTAgtgtcaaaaaaacaaaacaagcctTGACCTTACCTCATGGTACTGTCTCTAGTGACCGATGCCGACTGCCAGGCGATTACTCTGTTGGTTGCCACAAAAGTGTACTCATACACCATGGATGCATCAACCGCCTGTTAAAAATAAATAGTTAACATAGGTGAGATTTACTGTTATTTAGCATCTCTTCATAACTTACACCCGACAGACTAAATGAAAGTGTCCACACTGACAGATACAAGGCATTTTACAGCAGGAAGAATAAGATTTTAAATAGTGTTATCCacatgctgtgaacatggtttatttattgcacttatatagcgctactatattctgcggCACTTTATAGACATtacgctgtccccaatggagctcagtctaagttccccatcagtatgtcttgtgtgtgggaggaaacaggAGTACCCAGAAGAAAACCCACGCAaatacggggagaacatacaaacaaactccatgcagatgttgtcctttgaTTCAAATCAAGGACCCCAGTGCTGTAAGGCACCAGCGCTGACCACTGAGCTGCAGGTtctaaagggttttctgggaagaTTTTACCCTtcagttatcaatatctgatcagtgtgggtccaACTCCCACAGATCTTTGAAGAGGCTTTGGTGAGTTAAGCACCTTCACACCATATTCATCAATTCACTCAAATAGGGCCAAACTGGCAGCTGTACatgggccagtgatgtcacatggcccaaGAGGCCTTGGTACTCAATGGCCTCAAATAGCTTAACAGGGGTGCAGGGATTTAGACTCCTACCAATCAGGTAATAAAGGCCCATCCTGAGATTAGGCCATTAttactctgaaaaccccttttaacctACAGCAGTTTATTCTGCTGATCTTTGCCCCTTTGTAGTGCATAGGGTGAAATCCAAGCCAAGTTTGCATGCAACACATGCAG is a genomic window of Bufo bufo chromosome 1, aBufBuf1.1, whole genome shotgun sequence containing:
- the LOC121005024 gene encoding zona pellucida sperm-binding protein 4-like gives rise to the protein MGLGKAGMRLVLALLAYGLGSLVCVAQDYWDDPSHLQCGSHTMEISLPSLLEDAAFALSIIDKNGKPHYLHNDSTCGTWIGQKPDGSLVVGSTFNGCYVREENGSYVVTITLEEILRDEKSQYHKKDLACPILPAMDAPSPSDCASVLQADRLPCANDSVSQELCEGLGCCFSQNALVLRCYYGKKLTTYCSADNNMVVAISKDITIPSLILDSVKVLGVDSNSCPSLMVATTASFIGFQFPLSCGSANEAVDASMVYEYTFVATNRVIAWQSASVTRDSTMRVTVSCSFSRTGIVPLQVEVFTPPPPLPVSTMGPLTLEMRIAPDVQYSSYYADEDYPILRVLRDPVHVEVHILQRTDPSLVLILNNCWATSSPEPTSFPQWPILSSSCPFAGDNYLTELVPVTTSQGITFPTYYSRFIVSTFTFVDSNTQTALGGSVFFHCSASVCVPSASETCSVTCQRKKRMVELQQTDNTLTVTSHGPVIFYSEEIKTNNLVEEDEGFGSGLALAWFPGIVATVFILVVSLLGIYLYRKQKKYALSTVNDLIK